Proteins from one Monodelphis domestica isolate mMonDom1 chromosome 6, mMonDom1.pri, whole genome shotgun sequence genomic window:
- the LOC130455210 gene encoding olfactory receptor 9G4-like: MFLHSLSPMATNFHLTSSTKKRNKKDPFQATTTMSGEVGNRTTFNEFILVGFLADSQMQVVFFVVFLALYLVTLAGNMTLVVLIRSDSRLHTPMYFFIGNLSFLDFWYTSVYIPKILVTCISEDKRISLAGCGAQFFFSAFVAYTECYLLAAMSYDRYVAICNPLLYSATMSKSLCVGLVAGSYIGGFLNGTVHTANTFRLKFCGKNIINHFFCDAPPLVKMSCTDTKVYEKILLGVVGFTVLSNILVILISYFNIVLAILRIRSASGRWKAFSTCASHMISVILFYGSLLFTYSRPSSAYSLEKDKLASLFYTVVNPLLNPMIYSFRNKDVKEAFKKVIQSIRTPR, encoded by the exons ATGTTTTTGCACTCTCTGTCTCCCATGGCCACAAATTTCCATTTAACTTCCAGCactaagaagagaaacaaaaaggatCCCTTTCAA GCTACAACCACCATGTCAGGGGAAGTGGGGAATCGAACCACCTTCAATGAGTTCATCTTAGTTGGCTTCTTGGCTGACTCCCAGATGCAAGTGGTCTTCTTTGTAGTTTTTTTGGCCCTTTACTTGGTAACATTGGCTGGGAACATGACTCTTGTTGTCTTAATCAGGAGTGATTCCCGTTTACATACTCCCATGTATTTTTTCATTGGGAATCTGTCATTCCTAGATTTCTGGTATACATCTGTGTATATCCCCAAAATTCTGGTGACCTGCATATCAGAAGACAAGCGTATATCCTTAGCAGGCTGTGGTGCTCAATTTTTCTTTTCCGCTTTTGTGGCCTATACTGAGTGTTATCTCCTTGCTGCTATGTCCTATGACCGTTATGTAGCAATCTGTAACCCCCTTCTCTATTCTGCTACCATGTCTAAGTCTCTCTGTGTTGGACTGGTTGCTGGGTCCTACATAGGTGGGTTTTTGAATGGCACAGTCCACACTGCTAACACATTCCGCCTGAAATTTTGTGGGAAAAACATCATCAACCACTTTTTCTGTGATGCACCACCACTGGTAAAGATGTCTTGTACTGACACAAAAGTCTATGAGAAGATACTCCTTGGGGTGGTGGGTTTCACTGTCCTGTCTAATATACTAGTCATCCTCATCTCCTACTTCAATATCGTCCTGGCCATCCTTCGCATCCGCTCAGCTTCAGGAAGGTGGAAGGCTTTCTCCACCTGTGCTTCTCACATGATCTCTGTCATACTTTTCTATGGGTCCCTTCTCTTCACATACTCAAGACCCAGCTCTGCTTACTCCTTAGAGAAGGACAAGTTGGCTTCCCTATTCTACACAGTGGTGAATCCATTGCTCAACCCAATGATCTACAGCTTCAGGAACAAGGATGTGAAGGAGGCCTTCAAGAAAGTAATTCAGAGCATCCGAACACCAAGATAA